The following proteins come from a genomic window of Gordonia westfalica:
- a CDS encoding CCA tRNA nucleotidyltransferase, protein MSDPDRKVRLLAAAAIALRELDDVLAPLGELFATAGHELYLVGGSVRDAVLGRLGNDLDFTTDARPEEVSRLLRGWADAFWDVGIEFGTVGVRKGEHQIEITTYRADTYDQVSRNPEVTFGETLSDDLVRRDFTVNAMAVRIGAKGAEDFCDPLDGMTALLAGVIDTPATPEQSFGDDPLRMLRAVRFISQLGFKLAPRVWQAITEMNGEIERITAERVRAELDKLICGEFPLEAIDAMVETGLAERVMPEIPGMKLTIDEHHQHKDVYQHSLTVLKQAIDLEDGDPDLVLRWAALLHDIGKPATRRHEPGGGVSFHHHEVVGAKMVRKRMRALKYPKAVVSDVADLVFLHLRFHGYGDGAWTDSAVRRYVNDAGPLLDRLNKLVRADCTTRNKRRARRLQQNYDDLEQRIATLKAAEDLEKVRPDLDGNAIMELLGVPAGPVVGQAWRHLKELRLDRGPLSHEEAEQALREWWAARGEK, encoded by the coding sequence GTGTCGGATCCGGACCGCAAGGTGCGGCTGCTGGCCGCGGCCGCGATTGCCCTCCGGGAGCTCGACGACGTCCTGGCTCCCCTCGGTGAGCTGTTCGCGACGGCGGGTCATGAGTTGTACCTGGTGGGCGGCTCGGTACGCGACGCCGTGCTCGGCCGGCTCGGCAACGATCTGGACTTCACCACCGACGCGCGCCCGGAAGAGGTTTCCCGACTCCTGCGGGGGTGGGCCGACGCCTTCTGGGATGTCGGCATCGAGTTCGGCACCGTCGGCGTCCGCAAGGGCGAGCACCAGATCGAGATCACCACCTACCGTGCCGACACCTACGACCAGGTCAGCCGCAATCCCGAGGTCACCTTCGGCGAGACACTCTCCGACGACCTCGTTCGCCGCGACTTCACCGTCAACGCGATGGCCGTCCGGATCGGCGCCAAGGGCGCGGAGGACTTCTGCGATCCGCTCGACGGGATGACCGCGTTGCTGGCCGGGGTCATCGACACCCCGGCGACGCCGGAACAGTCCTTCGGCGACGATCCGCTCCGGATGCTGCGCGCCGTCCGTTTCATCTCCCAGCTCGGCTTCAAGCTCGCGCCGCGCGTGTGGCAGGCCATCACCGAGATGAACGGCGAGATCGAGCGCATCACGGCCGAACGCGTCCGCGCCGAACTGGACAAGCTCATCTGTGGTGAGTTCCCCCTGGAGGCGATCGACGCGATGGTCGAGACGGGCCTCGCCGAACGGGTGATGCCCGAGATCCCCGGGATGAAGCTCACGATCGACGAGCACCACCAGCACAAGGACGTCTACCAGCACTCGCTCACCGTGCTCAAGCAGGCGATCGACCTCGAGGACGGCGATCCCGACCTGGTCCTGCGCTGGGCGGCACTGCTGCACGACATCGGCAAGCCGGCGACACGACGCCACGAGCCCGGCGGCGGCGTGAGCTTCCACCACCACGAGGTGGTCGGGGCCAAGATGGTGCGCAAGCGGATGCGTGCGCTGAAGTATCCGAAGGCCGTCGTCTCCGATGTCGCGGATCTGGTGTTCCTGCACCTGCGCTTCCACGGGTACGGCGACGGCGCGTGGACCGACTCGGCGGTCCGCCGCTACGTCAACGACGCCGGTCCGCTGCTGGACCGGCTCAACAAGCTGGTGCGGGCCGACTGCACGACGCGGAACAAGCGACGCGCACGCCGGCTGCAGCAGAACTACGACGATCTCGAACAGCGGATCGCGACGCTCAAGGCCGCGGAGGACCTCGAGAAGGTCCGTCCCGACCTCGACGGCAACGCGATCATGGAGCTGCTCGGCGTCCCGGCGGGCCCGGTCGTCGGGCAGGCCTGGCGGCATCTGAAGGAACTGCGGCTGGACCGCGGACCGCTGAGCCACGAGGAGGCCGAACAGGCGCTCCGGGAGTGGTGGGCGGCGCGGGGAGAGAAGTAG
- a CDS encoding DUF6049 family protein, producing MRKPPPRAISAATSPRPRLVHAGADAVPDGPRPAMAEPRLLPARSGSLSRPSPRRSARRHDRRGGIRDPRRVRVATAVTAVLGVVALLLLPGLAAPAVAVPETGSNEQASPVQQSSPRFARIVIDSMTPSIVTTTSRGVVTVNGRVDNIGDRSISNLSIRLERGDAVASASGLRTELADDDPAVAVAGPFEALSETLEPGESVGFRMSMALSAGSGPDGQGLGISATGVYPLQVNVNGTPDYGNAAQVAGSRMLLPVLSLPPDEVRARDYVDPTTDETGSPGVPGLGPDGSVSADLASPARMTMLWPLAAPPQLAPGVLGGNTEPVRLINEDMARSLDTGGRLNELLKALQKVVGEPPREQSGPPSSEPPAESSTEPTPVAMPGSEKLAESMCLAIDPDLIVTVRAMSLGYEVSTNPSDPTSATRPGNGSDIAGRWLDSLRWTANRMCVVALPFAQADLTSLARIGNSGLTEAALRTPADIVDLILGVRSVRGLSVPALGAIDDAGADALADAAITSTALASNSIVPTGRRDDSGRYRVGRLTAQAFDPPITASLAAVGTAPRTPALTPESQQVDLTDESMGSRRQSALAALAYPAIAAPQPDSAEGDSTTPRPVAGRSAFLVPPTYWSPTVADSDALFATARLLLESGAATPTPLPSLVQELATADATGRLTNPPGVGPVGRVGSVLTTEATAAIRRNVEDSWQFEGALVRSADVAATPERYMSPLREDQLRAIRAPDAEGSAVHTHLRRLQEERIDAVASTLHRLGQSVTILDPGGRYTLASERSPVLLAVRNDLALPVRARLTTSAPEGIEIGDLGVIEIPARGTRQIQLPTRGESSEAITIDIRLATVTGVPLGQPITLQVHTNAYGKPLFYITIVAGVALVLLTARRLWHRFRGQPDPADADRPEPDELERMLAGSGYQERRRTLQGEGRPPGEEPEDPRHDP from the coding sequence ATGAGAAAGCCGCCGCCGCGCGCAATCAGCGCCGCAACGAGCCCCCGCCCCCGGCTCGTCCACGCCGGCGCCGACGCCGTCCCCGACGGCCCGCGGCCGGCGATGGCTGAGCCGCGCCTGTTGCCTGCCCGGTCGGGTTCGTTGTCTCGACCTTCTCCCCGCCGATCCGCGCGACGCCATGACCGTCGCGGCGGAATCCGCGATCCCCGGCGGGTCCGGGTCGCGACCGCAGTGACAGCGGTGTTGGGAGTCGTCGCGCTGCTGTTGCTGCCGGGCCTCGCCGCACCGGCGGTCGCCGTGCCCGAGACGGGTTCCAACGAGCAGGCGAGCCCTGTCCAGCAGTCGTCACCGCGTTTCGCACGCATCGTCATCGATTCGATGACCCCGTCGATCGTCACCACGACAAGCCGCGGGGTGGTCACGGTGAACGGTCGTGTCGACAACATCGGCGACCGCTCGATCAGCAACCTGTCCATCCGCCTCGAGCGCGGTGATGCGGTCGCGTCCGCGTCAGGGCTGCGCACCGAACTCGCCGACGACGATCCCGCGGTCGCCGTGGCAGGTCCCTTCGAAGCGCTCAGCGAGACACTCGAACCGGGGGAGAGCGTCGGTTTCCGAATGTCGATGGCGCTCTCCGCCGGTTCCGGTCCGGACGGCCAGGGGCTCGGGATCTCCGCGACCGGCGTCTACCCCCTGCAGGTCAACGTGAACGGCACCCCCGACTACGGCAATGCCGCCCAGGTCGCCGGCTCGCGGATGTTGCTTCCGGTGCTGTCGCTGCCGCCCGACGAGGTCCGCGCCCGCGACTACGTCGACCCGACCACCGACGAGACAGGTTCCCCGGGTGTACCCGGCCTGGGACCCGACGGCTCGGTCTCCGCCGATCTCGCCAGCCCGGCCCGGATGACGATGCTCTGGCCGCTGGCCGCGCCACCGCAGCTCGCGCCCGGCGTGCTCGGCGGCAACACCGAACCCGTCCGGCTCATCAACGAGGACATGGCCCGGTCCCTCGACACCGGCGGGCGGCTGAACGAACTGCTCAAGGCACTGCAGAAGGTGGTCGGGGAACCACCGAGGGAGCAGTCCGGCCCGCCCTCGTCCGAGCCCCCCGCCGAGAGTTCGACAGAACCGACGCCGGTCGCGATGCCCGGCTCGGAGAAGCTCGCGGAGAGCATGTGCCTGGCCATCGACCCCGACCTCATCGTGACCGTGCGCGCGATGTCGCTCGGGTACGAGGTGTCGACGAACCCCTCCGACCCGACCTCCGCCACCCGCCCGGGCAACGGTTCCGACATCGCCGGGCGCTGGCTCGACTCGTTGCGGTGGACGGCGAACCGGATGTGCGTGGTGGCGCTGCCCTTCGCGCAAGCCGACCTCACCTCACTGGCCCGGATCGGCAACTCCGGCCTCACCGAGGCCGCACTGCGCACGCCGGCCGACATCGTCGACCTGATCCTGGGCGTGCGCAGCGTGCGCGGACTGTCGGTGCCTGCGCTCGGCGCGATCGACGACGCCGGTGCCGATGCCCTGGCCGACGCCGCGATCACCTCGACCGCGCTGGCGTCGAACTCGATCGTGCCGACCGGCCGCCGCGACGACTCGGGCCGGTACCGGGTCGGACGTCTCACCGCTCAGGCCTTCGACCCCCCGATCACGGCGTCGCTCGCCGCGGTCGGCACCGCGCCTCGCACACCGGCCCTCACACCCGAGTCACAGCAGGTCGACCTCACCGACGAATCGATGGGCAGTCGCCGCCAGAGCGCGCTCGCCGCACTGGCCTATCCGGCGATCGCGGCGCCGCAACCGGATTCGGCGGAAGGGGACTCCACGACGCCGCGACCCGTTGCGGGTCGCTCCGCGTTCCTGGTCCCTCCGACGTACTGGTCGCCGACGGTCGCCGATTCCGACGCCTTGTTCGCGACCGCACGCCTGCTGCTCGAATCGGGCGCCGCGACGCCGACGCCCCTGCCGTCCCTGGTGCAGGAACTCGCCACGGCCGACGCGACCGGCCGCCTGACGAACCCGCCGGGAGTGGGTCCGGTGGGCCGCGTCGGATCCGTTCTCACGACAGAGGCCACCGCCGCGATCCGGCGCAATGTCGAGGACAGCTGGCAGTTCGAAGGCGCGCTCGTCCGGTCGGCCGACGTCGCCGCCACCCCCGAGCGATACATGTCGCCGCTGCGTGAGGACCAGTTGCGCGCGATCAGGGCCCCCGACGCCGAGGGATCTGCCGTCCACACGCACCTGCGCCGCCTCCAGGAGGAGCGCATCGACGCCGTCGCGTCGACCCTGCATCGGCTTGGTCAGTCCGTGACGATCCTCGACCCCGGCGGCCGGTACACCCTGGCCTCCGAACGCAGCCCGGTCCTCCTGGCCGTCCGCAACGACCTCGCGCTGCCGGTCCGCGCCCGCCTCACCACGTCGGCGCCCGAGGGGATCGAGATCGGCGATCTCGGGGTGATCGAGATCCCGGCCCGCGGAACACGCCAGATCCAGCTGCCCACCCGCGGTGAGAGCTCCGAGGCGATCACCATCGACATCCGGCTGGCCACGGTGACGGGGGTACCCCTCGGCCAGCCGATCACCCTGCAGGTGCACACCAACGCCTACGGCAAGCCGCTCTTCTACATCACCATCGTCGCGGGCGTGGCCCTCGTCCTGCTGACCGCACGCCGGTTGTGGCACCGCTTCCGCGGCCAGCCGGACCCCGCCGACGCCGACCGTCCGGAACCCGACGAACTCGAGCGGATGCTGGCGGGGAGCGGGTATCAGGAGCGACGCCGTACCCTGCAAGGCGAAGGTCGGCCACCCGGTGAAGAGCCGGAGGACCCCCGACACGACCCCTGA
- a CDS encoding NUDIX hydrolase yields the protein MSTDSSTNPSDVSDVSSGSRGDGGGQAGQNPSGQGRRTRRGRRRRGRRKGDGRGAASVHNSGGHATAGHKQSGAKQNGQKPNGHKPGPHKQHNPATSPAPSTGRPTPNDLVRARTVDPACPDPVEAESVEKLPVDPDRARPKVTPPKPSDMATVTATITTKGLTQAGGKAGKGRRRASRADRAADRTGDRTNTDKLRTVRETSAGGLVISDLGLPVDELSAALIGRVDRRGRMMWSLPKGHIETGETAEQTAIREVEEETGIQGTVVAPLGKIDYWFVSEGRRIHKTVHHYLLRCVGGELSDADYEVSEVAWVPLHELPRRLTYSDERRLARMARGVIADLAADPTRLAQSEADSIRTEPNAYEKAAAARNQRRNEPPPPARPRRRRRRPRRPAAGDG from the coding sequence GTGTCCACCGATTCCTCGACCAACCCTTCAGACGTCAGCGACGTCTCGTCGGGTTCGCGTGGCGACGGCGGCGGACAAGCAGGTCAGAACCCCTCCGGCCAGGGGCGTCGGACCCGTCGCGGCCGACGGCGTCGCGGCCGGCGCAAGGGCGACGGTCGCGGAGCCGCGTCGGTGCACAACAGCGGTGGTCACGCCACCGCGGGCCACAAACAGTCGGGTGCCAAGCAGAACGGGCAGAAACCGAACGGCCACAAACCCGGCCCGCACAAGCAGCACAATCCGGCGACGTCGCCCGCGCCGTCCACCGGCCGGCCCACGCCGAACGATCTCGTGCGCGCCCGGACCGTCGATCCCGCGTGCCCCGACCCCGTCGAGGCCGAATCGGTGGAGAAGCTACCCGTCGACCCCGACCGCGCACGTCCCAAGGTGACGCCGCCGAAGCCCTCCGACATGGCCACGGTGACGGCCACCATCACCACCAAGGGCCTGACCCAGGCAGGAGGGAAGGCCGGTAAGGGTCGACGCCGCGCCTCGCGGGCGGATCGCGCGGCCGACCGGACGGGCGACCGCACGAACACCGACAAGCTCCGGACCGTGCGGGAGACCTCGGCCGGCGGACTCGTCATCTCCGACCTCGGTCTACCCGTCGACGAGCTGTCCGCCGCACTGATCGGCCGGGTGGATCGTCGCGGCCGGATGATGTGGTCGCTGCCCAAGGGGCACATCGAGACCGGTGAGACCGCCGAGCAGACCGCGATCCGGGAAGTCGAGGAGGAGACCGGGATCCAGGGCACGGTCGTCGCTCCCCTCGGCAAGATCGACTACTGGTTCGTGAGCGAGGGTCGTCGCATCCACAAGACCGTGCACCATTACCTATTGCGTTGCGTCGGTGGTGAATTGTCCGACGCCGATTACGAGGTCAGCGAAGTGGCGTGGGTGCCGTTGCACGAGTTGCCGCGTCGGCTCACGTACTCTGACGAGCGACGACTCGCCCGGATGGCCCGCGGCGTGATCGCCGATCTCGCCGCCGACCCGACCCGACTCGCCCAGTCCGAGGCCGACAGCATTCGCACCGAACCCAACGCCTATGAGAAAGCCGCCGCCGCGCGCAATCAGCGCCGCAACGAGCCCCCGCCCCCGGCTCGTCCACGCCGGCGCCGACGCCGTCCCCGACGGCCCGCGGCCGGCGATGGCTGA
- a CDS encoding TetR/AcrR family transcriptional regulator: protein MSIRNEEIGDLVLDAARVCLLRNGGRKVTVSEVARQAGVSRPTVYRRWTDITEIIRDLLTREVLTIVDAVLGERGEPQDLDALADQVVTVVGALRDSELMSSLWREQREFMAPYVFERLGTSQQGVLALLADLLAHGQGRKQVRAGDAKRMASMVLLIAQSFLQSGALVSDILAEGWGTELHSVIVGYLRPVT, encoded by the coding sequence ATGTCAATCCGTAACGAGGAGATCGGGGATCTCGTTCTGGACGCAGCCAGGGTCTGCCTGCTGCGAAATGGCGGTCGCAAGGTGACCGTCTCAGAGGTCGCCCGCCAGGCAGGGGTGAGTCGTCCCACCGTCTACCGACGCTGGACCGACATCACCGAGATCATCCGCGATCTGCTCACCCGCGAGGTTCTCACCATCGTCGACGCCGTGCTCGGTGAGCGCGGTGAACCCCAGGATCTCGACGCGTTGGCCGACCAGGTCGTGACCGTGGTCGGGGCGTTGCGCGACAGCGAATTGATGTCCTCACTGTGGCGTGAGCAGCGGGAATTCATGGCGCCGTATGTGTTCGAGCGTCTCGGCACGAGTCAGCAGGGTGTCCTCGCGCTGCTGGCGGACCTGCTGGCGCACGGACAGGGACGCAAGCAGGTACGTGCCGGCGACGCCAAGCGGATGGCGTCGATGGTGCTGTTGATCGCGCAGAGTTTCCTGCAGTCGGGCGCCCTGGTCTCGGACATCCTGGCCGAGGGATGGGGCACCGAACTCCACAGCGTGATCGTCGGCTACCTGCGACCGGTGACATGA
- a CDS encoding diacylglycerol/lipid kinase family protein — MTIEHATIVASPYARHGAGLRVAHDAADLLKAQNVEVDIIVGEDMADAADLAGKAARGDTDVLAIAGGDGTIRLAVEASIGSGKPLAVIPAGSGNDFARNLGIPLGTAEAVQVILDGHRRPVDLGRVSFPDGRSALFGTVAATGFDAAVTARAIDMRWPRGQARYTIAALLELIALRSRHYQVRVDDDTVEADLVFAAIGNTTSYGGGMKITPKASVSDGLLDVTLAKNPPRFARPTLARVFPKVFTGRHVDHALVQTMRGAEVELYCDPPALVSVDGDLVGELPAVFEAVPHAIEVFTPARQAPTPS; from the coding sequence ATGACCATCGAACACGCCACCATCGTGGCCAGTCCATACGCGCGCCATGGAGCCGGCCTACGCGTCGCCCACGACGCCGCGGACCTCCTGAAGGCCCAGAACGTCGAGGTGGACATCATCGTCGGCGAGGACATGGCCGACGCCGCCGACCTCGCCGGCAAGGCCGCCCGGGGCGACACCGATGTGCTGGCGATCGCCGGCGGCGACGGCACCATCCGCCTGGCGGTCGAGGCCAGCATCGGCTCGGGTAAGCCGCTTGCCGTCATCCCCGCGGGCAGCGGGAACGACTTCGCCCGCAATCTCGGCATCCCGCTCGGTACCGCCGAGGCCGTCCAGGTGATCCTCGACGGCCATCGCCGACCCGTGGACCTGGGCCGCGTCAGTTTCCCCGACGGGCGCAGCGCCCTGTTCGGCACGGTCGCGGCCACCGGCTTCGACGCCGCCGTCACCGCACGCGCCATCGACATGCGCTGGCCCCGCGGCCAGGCGCGGTACACGATCGCGGCACTACTCGAACTCATCGCGCTGCGCTCACGGCACTACCAGGTCCGCGTCGACGACGACACCGTCGAGGCCGACCTCGTCTTCGCCGCGATCGGGAACACCACCTCCTACGGCGGCGGCATGAAGATCACTCCGAAGGCGTCGGTGTCCGACGGGCTTCTCGACGTGACACTCGCGAAGAACCCGCCGCGTTTCGCCCGGCCGACGCTCGCCCGCGTCTTCCCGAAGGTGTTCACCGGTAGGCACGTCGACCATGCGCTGGTACAGACGATGCGCGGCGCCGAGGTCGAGCTCTACTGCGACCCGCCCGCGCTCGTGTCCGTCGACGGAGATCTCGTCGGCGAACTGCCCGCGGTGTTCGAGGCGGTCCCGCACGCGATCGAGGTGTTCACGCCGGCGCGGCAGGCACCGACGCCGAGCTGA
- a CDS encoding murein biosynthesis integral membrane protein MurJ, translated as MTAGDEASSTGLARDSDSSILRTSGSIAIATLFSRITGFLRTVLILAMLGSGIASAFQAADVLPNMIAEVVLGAVLTAIVIPLLARAEAEDDDGGQGFLNRIFTITVVVLGTATVLAVIAAPLLTYLNLGDGKVNRDLSTHLAYLLLPEILFYGLSALFIAVLNLRGLFKPGAWAPVLNNVVQISTLVLYALMPGEITLNPVRMSDPQLLVLGIGCTLGVVLQAMVLVPFLRKAGVRLKLEWGIDARLRQFGNMALAIVAYVALLQVGLIATYRIAASAQESGVSIYFTHWQLLQLPYGVLGVTILTAIMPRLSRNAAADDTKAVVEDLSLATRLTMVALVPVVSFMTFFGPAIAIAVFNFGRFDASDASQLGSVLAWGAFTLIPYSMTLVQLRVFYAREDAWTPTFIALGITVVKVTSSYMGPVIFDDPANVVRWLALSNGLGYLVGAIVGHYLLRSRLRGARLTNVTRTTLVTLAVSLGVSATVWAVAKMSGLDHMIGWLGKVGSVVYLVLTATVVLAVTYAGLAAARVPDVVAIGNSVRRLLGRFIPALAPPAEPEREQSPAITVQFPRVSADESLPYSGQVQVLRRFDRGTATWQSYSVHTGGAIGAGRDVRPIPERAPVPRDIRYRRKGVRRVSDSEIDTTAPTGSPVESGPGESRSGEPQSSQTPAHARTPGADNADAPTTVVPESPAPRPRGPRLIPGAAVAGGRYRLLEQHGGTRGLQFWRAQDINLDREVALTFVDADQLAPPLERGQAVKTTDQGPQAVLSRTLRLGQITSDGVARVLDVVRGSSGGIVVAEWVPGSSLADVARSQPSPIGAARAVRSLAAAAEIAHRSGGALSIDHPDRIRISHDGNAVLAFPGTLAGDDKASDVRGLGAVLYALLLNRWTLDPETGSRLITTDDVKEPIGGIPVAAPGENGQPIEPRAAKPDVPFEISAVAARALDGSRGIRTAATVQHVLDQATVVDLNTDMLPAITNAGAPPPVTATPRVGSVEHTPGRKNLALLIGAGLLALFVVIALIVGATNVFGSGDGSSDIDSILTTTEPATPGEQAPAAKAPTETAPAQNIPLQSVSIVDFSSQPPDNSANVGNVITGAAPPWETDNYRGRPDFGGLKQGLGLMFDLGSDQAVKSVTIESPTPGFDVEIRTSPNAKPAFARTTPVAAGRVGENSTTIEVASPQPSRYVMVWITTLPPAAGGYQAEIGRVTMAG; from the coding sequence CTGACCGCAGGCGACGAGGCGTCGTCGACAGGTCTGGCGCGCGACTCCGACTCCAGCATCCTGCGGACCAGCGGCTCGATCGCGATCGCCACCCTGTTCAGCCGCATCACCGGCTTCCTGCGGACCGTTCTCATCCTGGCGATGCTCGGATCGGGGATCGCCTCGGCGTTCCAGGCCGCCGACGTACTGCCGAACATGATCGCCGAGGTCGTGCTCGGCGCGGTGCTGACGGCCATCGTCATCCCGCTGCTGGCACGCGCCGAGGCCGAGGACGACGACGGTGGCCAGGGGTTCCTCAACCGCATCTTCACGATCACCGTGGTGGTGCTCGGCACGGCCACGGTCCTGGCCGTCATCGCCGCGCCGCTGCTCACCTACCTCAATCTCGGTGACGGGAAGGTCAACCGGGATCTGTCGACCCATCTCGCGTATCTGCTGTTGCCCGAGATCCTGTTCTACGGGCTCTCGGCGTTGTTCATCGCGGTCCTCAACCTCCGGGGCCTGTTCAAACCCGGTGCCTGGGCGCCCGTCCTGAACAACGTCGTGCAGATCTCGACACTCGTGCTGTACGCGCTGATGCCCGGTGAGATCACGCTCAACCCGGTACGGATGAGCGATCCGCAGCTGCTCGTACTGGGCATCGGCTGCACGCTCGGCGTCGTCCTGCAGGCGATGGTCCTGGTCCCCTTCCTGCGCAAGGCCGGGGTGCGTCTGAAGCTGGAATGGGGCATCGACGCCCGGCTGCGCCAGTTCGGCAACATGGCGCTGGCGATCGTCGCCTACGTCGCGCTGTTGCAGGTCGGCCTGATCGCGACCTACCGGATCGCCGCCTCGGCCCAGGAATCCGGCGTCAGCATCTACTTCACCCACTGGCAGTTGCTGCAGCTGCCCTACGGCGTGCTCGGCGTGACCATCCTGACCGCGATCATGCCGCGCCTGTCCCGCAACGCAGCCGCCGACGACACGAAGGCCGTGGTCGAAGACCTCTCGCTGGCGACCCGCCTGACGATGGTCGCGCTGGTACCCGTCGTGTCGTTCATGACCTTCTTCGGACCGGCGATCGCGATCGCGGTGTTCAACTTCGGCCGGTTCGACGCATCCGACGCCTCCCAGCTGGGGTCGGTCCTCGCCTGGGGTGCGTTCACGCTGATCCCGTACTCGATGACGCTGGTCCAGCTGCGCGTGTTCTACGCCCGCGAGGACGCGTGGACCCCGACCTTCATCGCGCTCGGCATCACCGTCGTGAAGGTGACCTCGTCGTACATGGGTCCGGTGATCTTCGATGACCCGGCCAACGTCGTGCGCTGGCTCGCCCTGTCCAACGGGCTCGGCTACCTGGTCGGCGCCATCGTCGGCCACTACCTGCTCCGCAGCCGCCTGCGCGGCGCCCGCCTGACGAACGTCACCCGCACCACGCTGGTCACCCTGGCGGTCTCGCTGGGCGTCTCGGCCACCGTGTGGGCCGTCGCGAAGATGTCCGGCCTCGACCACATGATCGGCTGGCTCGGCAAGGTCGGGTCGGTGGTCTACCTTGTCCTGACGGCGACCGTCGTGCTGGCGGTGACCTACGCGGGGCTCGCCGCCGCGAGGGTTCCCGACGTCGTCGCGATCGGGAACTCGGTACGCCGTCTCCTCGGCCGGTTCATCCCGGCGCTCGCCCCGCCGGCCGAGCCCGAACGCGAACAGTCCCCGGCGATCACAGTTCAGTTTCCGCGCGTCTCCGCCGACGAATCGCTCCCGTACTCTGGTCAGGTACAGGTGCTGCGCCGCTTCGACAGGGGTACCGCGACGTGGCAGTCCTACTCCGTACACACCGGCGGCGCGATCGGCGCAGGCCGGGATGTGCGTCCCATCCCAGAGCGCGCACCGGTTCCGCGCGACATCAGATACCGGAGGAAAGGAGTCCGTCGCGTGAGTGACAGCGAGATCGACACGACTGCGCCCACCGGGTCGCCCGTCGAATCCGGTCCCGGCGAATCCCGTTCCGGCGAACCGCAGAGTTCTCAGACACCCGCTCACGCCCGGACTCCCGGCGCAGACAACGCTGATGCGCCGACGACCGTCGTCCCGGAGAGTCCCGCCCCACGTCCCCGCGGCCCGCGGCTGATCCCGGGCGCCGCGGTCGCCGGTGGCCGCTACCGGCTCCTCGAACAGCACGGCGGCACGCGCGGCCTGCAGTTCTGGCGCGCCCAGGACATCAACCTCGACCGTGAGGTCGCGCTGACCTTCGTCGACGCCGACCAGCTCGCGCCGCCGCTCGAACGCGGGCAGGCGGTCAAGACCACCGATCAAGGGCCTCAGGCCGTCCTGTCACGCACCCTGCGGCTCGGGCAGATCACCTCCGACGGCGTCGCCCGGGTGCTCGACGTGGTGCGCGGTTCCTCCGGCGGCATCGTGGTCGCCGAGTGGGTGCCCGGGTCGTCACTGGCCGACGTCGCGCGCTCGCAGCCGTCCCCGATCGGCGCGGCCCGCGCCGTGCGCTCACTGGCCGCGGCCGCCGAGATCGCGCATCGCTCCGGTGGCGCCCTGTCGATCGACCACCCCGATCGCATCCGCATCAGCCACGACGGCAACGCCGTTCTCGCCTTCCCCGGCACGCTCGCAGGTGACGACAAGGCCTCCGATGTCCGCGGCCTCGGCGCGGTGCTCTACGCACTGCTGCTGAACCGGTGGACCCTCGATCCCGAAACCGGGTCACGCCTGATCACCACCGACGACGTCAAGGAACCGATCGGCGGTATCCCGGTGGCCGCACCGGGTGAGAACGGTCAGCCCATCGAACCGCGGGCGGCAAAGCCCGACGTCCCGTTCGAGATCTCGGCGGTCGCGGCCCGTGCGCTCGACGGTTCCCGCGGGATCCGCACGGCTGCGACCGTCCAGCACGTCCTCGACCAGGCGACCGTCGTCGACCTCAACACCGACATGCTCCCCGCGATCACCAATGCCGGCGCCCCGCCGCCGGTCACGGCCACACCGCGCGTCGGCAGCGTCGAGCACACGCCGGGTCGTAAGAACCTCGCACTGCTGATCGGCGCCGGACTGCTCGCGCTCTTCGTGGTCATCGCGCTGATCGTGGGGGCCACCAATGTCTTCGGAAGCGGTGACGGGTCGAGCGACATCGACTCGATCCTGACCACCACCGAGCCGGCCACGCCGGGCGAACAGGCACCGGCTGCGAAGGCCCCGACCGAGACCGCGCCGGCACAGAACATCCCGTTGCAGTCGGTGTCCATCGTCGACTTCTCGTCGCAGCCGCCGGACAACTCGGCCAACGTCGGCAACGTGATCACGGGTGCCGCTCCGCCGTGGGAGACCGACAACTATCGGGGACGGCCCGATTTCGGCGGTCTGAAGCAGGGTCTGGGTCTGATGTTCGACCTCGGCAGCGACCAGGCCGTGAAGTCGGTGACCATCGAGTCGCCGACCCCGGGATTCGACGTGGAGATCCGCACCTCCCCGAACGCGAAGCCCGCCTTCGCGCGGACCACGCCGGTCGCGGCGGGCCGCGTCGGCGAGAACTCCACGACGATCGAGGTCGCCTCCCCGCAGCCGAGCCGCTACGTGATGGTGTGGATCACGACGCTGCCGCCGGCGGCCGGTGGCTACCAGGCCGAGATCGGCCGCGTCACGATGGCGGGCTGA